From Fulvivirga lutea:
TATAAAAAAAGATATCAGCACTGGTGTTAAAATCACACTTTTAGGATTTTCACAAGGCTCAGCAACAGTTTCACGCTGGATTGCTTCTGGCCAAATCGAATTTAACCAATTAATTCTTTGGGCAGGTATTTTCCCACCCGATATGGACATCACTGTAACCAGAGAAATTCTTACAAGTAAAGAAATCAAATATGTGTATGGGCTGGATGATCCTTTCATTAAAAAAGAAAGGCTTCAAGAGATGTCTGAAATTTCAAGTCATTTGAAACTAAATCCAGAAACAATAACCTTTAACGGGAAGCATGATATAGATACAGATACCTTGCTACAGATTTTTGTTAACAACAGTTGAGGACGCTTGATCTGTTGGTAAAACCAATAAATCGGCCACGTTCACATGCTTGGGCCTTGTAATCACAAAATGAATAAGCTCGGCTATGTCATGTGGTAGTAACGGTGAGTAGCCTTTATAAACCGATTCTGCCCTTTCCTTATTACCTTTAAATCTAACTTCAGAAAATTCAGTTTCTACCAAACCTGGGTTAATTCCTGTTACTTTGATTCCATACTTATTCATATCAAGCCGCATTCCTTGTGTAATGGCGTCTACAGCATGTTTAGATGCACAGTAGACATTTCCATTAGGATACACTTCTTTTCCCGCTATGGAGCCTATATTAACTATATGGCCTTTCCTTCTGGAAACCATGCCGGGCATAACAAGCTTAGACAGGTGCAACAAGCCTTTGACATTAATATCAATCATGGCGTCCCAATCAGCTATAGAACCATCTTGAATAGGATCTAATCCATGAGCATTACCTGCATTATTAACAAGAATATCAATACTCTTCCATTCTGCTGGCAAAGAATCAAAGGCCTTTTGAAGCTCATCATTATTAGTGATATCAAATGAAAGTGTCTTAATTTCGGTGATGGCACCTAGTTTATTTTCAAGCTCAACTAATCGTTCCTTTCTTCTTCCGGTTAAAATTAATTTATAACCATTCTTAGCCAAAAGTTCAGCAGTAGCTTTACCTATGCCTGAAGTGGCTCCGGATATAAAAACAATTTCTTGACTCATTGGAAAAGTAGATATAGCGTAACAGTATTGGTATTCAGGCGATCGATGCCTGCACTCAAATCGTTGTCACCATCCAGCATATTGGTTATTCCTTTTGAAAACCGTATTTCTGGTGAAAATTTGAACAAAGGATAATACATATCAATACCAAATCCGACATCGAGTGACAAGTTGAACGCTTTAATATCCAGGTTTTCTTTACTCACTTCGTCTACATCATTTTTACCAGAGGCTTCAAAGCCGGGCTTCACTCCTCCTACCATATACATTCTGAAATTACCTCTTCGCTCCGATTTATATTTTAAGAGCAGTGGCAGTTCTACAACCGTAGTTTCTACTAATTCTTCCAATGGGGTTGAATCTAATGATTGATATTCCAGTCTATGTTCATAAAATGAAACTTTAGGCAATAAACGGAT
This genomic window contains:
- a CDS encoding alpha/beta hydrolase — its product is MQEHHFNFSYKGRYSQLGELNTKTKHVLFVLHGYGQLSKFFIRKFSCLEDHGFCIIAPEGLSKFYLEGFSGRVGATWMTKENREVDIENYIEYLNQLYTNIKKDISTGVKITLLGFSQGSATVSRWIASGQIEFNQLILWAGIFPPDMDITVTREILTSKEIKYVYGLDDPFIKKERLQEMSEISSHLKLNPETITFNGKHDIDTDTLLQIFVNNS
- a CDS encoding SDR family NAD(P)-dependent oxidoreductase, whose translation is MSQEIVFISGATSGIGKATAELLAKNGYKLILTGRRKERLVELENKLGAITEIKTLSFDITNNDELQKAFDSLPAEWKSIDILVNNAGNAHGLDPIQDGSIADWDAMIDINVKGLLHLSKLVMPGMVSRRKGHIVNIGSIAGKEVYPNGNVYCASKHAVDAITQGMRLDMNKYGIKVTGINPGLVETEFSEVRFKGNKERAESVYKGYSPLLPHDIAELIHFVITRPKHVNVADLLVLPTDQASSTVVNKNL
- the porT gene encoding type IX secretion/gliding motility protein PorT/SprT; translated protein: MQATHIWDKLYLHRTKVVFALLILLLAKPALSQRNVEMNNPNYDDRFLSYGFLIGLHTTTYQLKYSDRFVSRELDTLYSISPSWSPGFSLGFIVNMNMSEFLDIRLLPKVSFYEHRLEYQSLDSTPLEELVETTVVELPLLLKYKSERRGNFRMYMVGGVKPGFEASGKNDVDEVSKENLDIKAFNLSLDVGFGIDMYYPLFKFSPEIRFSKGITNMLDGDNDLSAGIDRLNTNTVTLYLLFQ